In Coregonus clupeaformis isolate EN_2021a unplaced genomic scaffold, ASM2061545v1 scaf0929, whole genome shotgun sequence, the genomic stretch AGTTACCAACCTACTAGAGTTAGGTGTTCAACTAGCCACGCACAGTTACCAGCCTACTAGAGTTAGGTGTTCAACTAGCCACGCACAGTTACCAGCCTACTAGAGTTAGGTGTTCAACTAGCCACGTGCACAGTTACCAACCTACTAGAGTTAGGTGTTCAACTAGCCACGCACAGTTACCAGCCTACTAGAGTTGGGTGTTCAACTAGCCACGCACAGTTACCAGCCTACTAGAGTTAGGTGTTCAACTAGCCAGGCACAGTTACCAGCCTACTAGAGTTAGGTGTTCAACTAGCCACGCACAGTTACCAGCCTACTAGAGTTAGGTGTTCAACTAGCCACACACAGTTACCAACCTACTAGAGTTAGGTGTTCAACTACCACAAACAGTTACCAGCCTACTAGAGTTAGGTGTTCAACTACCACAAACAGTTACCAGCCTACTAGAGTTAGGTGTTCAACTACCACAAACAGTTACCAGCCTACTAGAGTTAGGTGTTCAACTAGCCAGGCACAGTTACCAACCTACTAGAGTTAGGTGTTCAGACTACAAACAGTTACCAGCCTACTAGAGTTAGGTGTTCGACTACCACAAACAGTTACCAACCTACTAGAGTTAGGAGTTCAACTAGCCAGGCACAGTTACCAGCCTACTAGAGTTAGGGTGTTCAACTAGCCACGCACAGTTACCAGCCTACTAGAGTTAGGTGTTCAACTTAGCCACGAACAGTTACCAGCCTACTAGAGTTAGGTGTTCGACTAGCCAGGCACAGTTACCAACCTACTAGAGTTAGGTGTTCGACTAGCCAGGCACAGTTACCAGCCTACTAGAGTTAGGTGTTCAACTAGCCACACACAGTTACCAACCTACTAGAGTTAGGTGTTCAACTACCACAAACAGTTACCAGCCTACTAGAGTTAGGTGTTCAACTAGCCAGGCACAGTTACCAACCTACTAGAGTTAGGTGTTCAACTAGCCACACACAGTTACCAGCCTACTAGAGTTAGGTGTTCAACTAGCCAGGCACAGTTACCAACCTACTAGAGTTAGGTGTTCAACTAGCCAGGCACAGTTACCAGCCTACTAGAGTTAGGTGTTCAACTAGCCACACACAGTTACCAACCTACTAGAGTTAGGTGTTCAACTAGCCAGGCACAGTTACCAACCTACTAGAGTTAGGTGTTCAACTAGCCAGGCACAGTTACCAGCCTACTAGAGTTAGGTGTTCAACTAGCCAGGCACAGTTACCAGCCTACTAGAGTTAGGTGTTCAACTAGCCAGGCACAGTTACCAACCTACTAGAGTTAGGTGTTCAACTAGCCACGCACAGTTACCAACCTACTAGAGTTAGGTGTTCAACTACCACAAACAGTTACCAGCCTACTAGAGTTAGGTGTTCAACTAGCCAGGCACAGTTACCAACCTACTAGAGTTAGGTGTTCAACTAGCCAGGCACAGTTACCAACCTACTAGAGTTAGGTGTTCAACTAGCCAGGCACAGTTACCAACCTACTAGAGTTAGGTGTTCAACTAGCCACGCACAGTTACCAGCCTACTAGAGTTAGGTGTTCAACTAGCCAGGCACAGTTACCAACCTACTAGAGTTAGGTGTTCAACTAGCCAGGCACAGTTACCAACCTACTAGAGTTAGGTGTTTAACTAGCCAGGCACAGTTACCAGCCTACTAGAGTTAGGTGTTCAACTAGCCACAGTTACCAACCTACTAGAGTTAGGTGTTCAACTAGCCAGGCACAGTTACCAGCCTGCTAGAGTTAGGTGTTCAACTAGCCACGCACAGTTACCAGCCTACTAGAGTTAGGTGTTCAACTAGCCACGCACAGTTACCAGCCTACTAGAGTTAGGTGTTCAACTAGCCACGCACAGTTACCAACCTACTAGAGTTAGGTGTTCGACTAGCCACGCACAGTTACCAGCCTACTAGAGTTAGCGACAGGCGGGTgagcaatatccaccgtcgtagtacggctggagctgcaatgtgaagctaactgaagctggctagctttagaaaaccctgaggagatcaatgtgaagctaactgaagctggctagctttagaaaacctgAGTAGAtcaatgtgaagctaactgaagctggctagctttagaacACCCTGAGGGAGAtcaatgtgaagctaactgaagctggctagctttagaaaaccctgaggagatcaatgtgaagctaactgaagctggctagctttagaaaaccctgggTAGATCAATGTGAagctgaagctggctagctttagaaaaccctgagggagatcaatgtgaagctaactagctggctagctttagaaaaccctgagtagatcaatgtgaagctaactgaagctggctagctttagaaaaccctgagtagatcaatgtgaagctaactgaagctggctagctttagaaaaccctgagtagatcaatgtgaagctaactgaagccgGCTAGCTTTAGAAAAACCTGAGTAGATCTATCTTCGATCGTAGTACACCCCTCTGGTTGGAGGATACCGGATTTCCTGCTTAATTCCTCCTGATTCCCAGAATGCTTCAACCGGGATTTCTAGGAAAACAAGGGAATTTGGGTGAAAAGTTACCAAAATGTTGAAACCCTATCCCATGTTaatctcttccttctctcctctcctgcaggTGGTAGATATTAAGGGAAGCTGAAGCAGTCTAAAAAGTTTTGGTCCAACCTGCCAGATGAGATCTGTGTTAAAGACAAGATGACAGAGTCAGATGAAGAGCAGTGCTGGAACAGTCACGCCAAGGCCAGGTGAGGTGTTCAGCATTAATAGTCCCGTCTGGTTTCATTATGCAGCCCAGCTTTACGACCTCTACTGCTTTATGACCgctgacagctgctctctgagtgctggagaacctctttatgaccgctgacagctgctctctgacTGCTGGAGAACCTCTTTATGACCGCTGGCAGCTGCTCTCTGAGTGCTAGAGAACCTCTTTATGACCgctgacagctgctctctgagtgCTAGAGAACCTCTTTAAGACCgctgacagctgctctctgagtgctggagaacctctttatgaccgctgacagctgctctctgagtgctggagaacctctttatgaccactgacagctgctctctgagtgctgggagaacctctttatgaccactgacagctgctctctgagtgCTGGAGAACCTTCTTCTCTTTATGACCgctgacagctgctctctgagtgCTGGAGAACCTTCTTCTCTTTATGACCGgctgacagctgctctctgagtgctggagaacctctttatgaccgctgacagctgctctctgagtgCTGAGAGAACCTCTTTATGACCgctgacagctgctctctgagtgctggagaacctctttatgaccgctgacagctgctctctgacTGCTGGGAGAACCTCTTTATGACCgctgacagctgctctctgagtgCTGGAGAACCTTCTTCTCTTTATGACCgctgacagctgctctctgactgctggagaacctctttatgaccgctgacagctgctctctgacTGCTGGAGAACCTTCTTCTCTTTATGACCgctgacagctgctctctgacTGCTGGATAACCTCTTTACGACCgctgacagctgctctctgacTGCTGGAGAACCTCTTTATGACCGCTGACAGCTGCTCTCCTGAGTGCTGGAGAACCTCTTTATGACCACTGACAGCTGCTCTCTGGAGTGCTGGAGAACCTCTTTATGACCgctgacagctgctctctgagtgctggagaacctctttatgaccgctgacagctgctctctgagtgCTGGAGAACCTCTTATGACCgctgacagctgctctctgagtgCTGGAGAACGCTCCACACGATACAGATAATTAAATCATTTCCTGCTAATGAAATGTGATTCAGTCTTTAAATATGTTTCTTCTGTATTCCTCAGAGATGTTTCTGAacacctgttgttgttgttgttgacgacACAGTTGTTATCCTCCCTCTCCCAGGTATTTTCCTGAGGTGGTAAAGGACGGCCTCACCAACCAGCTGAACAACCCAGAGGTAGAGGTGGACATCACTAGACCAGACACTCTGATTCGCCAACAGATCATGACACTCAGAGTCATGACCAACAAGCTGAAAAACGCCTACAATGGAAACGACATCTACTTTCAGGACTCCAGTAAGTCAGCTgcattgtgtcccaaatgacacccgattctctatacagtgcactactttagaccagagcccttaggggtctatatagggtgggccctttgaccagagcccttaggggtctatataggagtggccctttgagaagcagcccttaggggtctatagagggtggccctttgacccAGAGCCCTTAGagggtctatagagggtggccctttgagaagCAGCCCTTAGGGGGTCTATAGAGGTGGCCCTTTGAGaagcagcccttaggggtctatagagggtggcccttgaccagagcccttaggggtctatagagggtggccctttgaccagagcctttaGGGGTCTATAGGGTGGccccctttgaccagagcccttaggggtcatagaggtggccctttgaccagagcccttagggggtctatagagggtggccctttgaccagagcccttaggggtctatagagggtggcccctttgagaagcagcccttaggggtctataagtggccctttgaccagagcccttgggggtctatagagggtggccctttgagaagcagcccttaggggtctatagagggtggccctttgaccagagcccttaggggtctatatgGGTGgcccctttgaccagagccccttaggggtctatatagggtggccctttgaccagagcccttaggggtctatagagggtggccctttgaccagagcccttaggggtctatagagggtggccctttgaccagagcccttaggggtctatagaggTGGCCCTTTGAGAAGCAGCCCTTAGGGGGTCTATATaggtggccctttgaccagagcccttagggtctatagagggtggccctttgagaagcagcccttaggggtctatagagggtggccctttgaccagagcccttaggggtctatatgggtggccctttgaccagagcccttaggggtctatataggtggccctttgagaagcagcccttagggggtctatagagggtggccctttgagaagcagcccttaggggtctatagggtggccctttgagaagcagcccttaggggtcttatagggtggccctttgaccagagcccttaggggtctatatgggtggccctttgaccagagcccttaggggtctatagagggtggccctttgagaagcagcccttagggggtctatagagggtggccctttgagaagcagcccttaggggtctatatagggtggccctttgagaagcagcccttaggggtctatatagggtggcccctttgaccagagcccttaggggtctatatagggtggccctttgaccagagcccttagggggTCTAATAGGTGGCCCTTTGAGaagcagcccttaggggtctataggtggccctttgaccagagcccttaggggtctatagagggtggccctttgagaagcagcccttaggggtctatagggtggccctttgagaagcagcccttaggggtctatatagggtggccctttgagaagcagcccttaggggtctatatagggtggccctttgagaagcagcccttaggggtctatagagggtggccctttgaccagagcccttaggggtctatagagggtggccctttgagaagcagcccttaggggtctatatagggtggccctttgagaagcagcccttaggggtctatagagggtggccctttgagaagcagcccttaggggtctatagagggtggccctttgaccagagcccttaggggtctatatagggtggccctttgaccagagcccttaggggtctatagaggtggccctttgagaagcagcccttaggggtctatagagggtggccctttgagaagcagcccttaggggtctatagagggtggccctttgaccagagcccttaggggtctatagggtggcccctttgaccagagcccttaggggtctatagagggtggcccttgaccagagccctaggggtctatagggtggccctttgaccagagcccttaggggtctatagagggtggccctttgaccagagcccttaggggtctatagagggtggccctttgaccagagcccttagggtctatagagggtggcctttgagaagcagcccttaggggtctatagagggtggccctttgagaagcagcccttaggggtctataagGGTGgcccctttgaccagagcccttaggggtctatagaggggtggccctttgaccagagcccttaggggtctatatagggtggcccctttgaccagagcccttaggggtctatatagggtggcccttgaccagagcccttaggggtctatatagggtggcccctttgaccagagcccttaggggtctatatagggtggccctttgagaagcagcccttaggggtctatagagggtggccctttgagaagcagcccttaggggtctatagagggtggccctttgagaagcagcccttaggggtctatagagggtggccctttgaccagagcccttaggggtctatatagggtggccctttgaccagagcccttagggggTCTATAGAGGTGGCCCTTTGAGaagcagcccttaggggtctatagagggtggccctttgaccagagcccttaggggtctatagagggtggccctttgagaagcagcccttaggggtctatatagggtggccctttgaccagagcccttaggggtctatagggtggcctttgaccagagcccttaggggtctatagagggtggccctttgagaagcagcccttaggggtctatagagggtggccctttgagaagCAGCCCTTAGGGGGTCTAAAGaggtggccctttgaccagagcccttaggggtctatatagggtggccctttgaccagagcccttgggggtctatatagggtggc encodes the following:
- the LOC123485998 gene encoding glypican-6-like → MTESDEEQCWNSHAKARYFPEVVKDGLTNQLNNPEVEVDITRPDTLIRQQIMTLRVMTNKLKNAYNGNDIYFQDSSDEGSGSASGSGCTEGCTTEFVFVGSEAPVVGADRSDERASATAGSAPKHPSGPSLLTLLSLTLTALSWPGR